One stretch of Punica granatum isolate Tunisia-2019 chromosome 5, ASM765513v2, whole genome shotgun sequence DNA includes these proteins:
- the LOC116207385 gene encoding uncharacterized protein LOC116207385: protein MASRNDDDVCEEENIEGYNVDGQEDHFQYEGTEHVHSEVYWNSEYIFNEDAEGHLDEEEEHIGDRADPENGKHIVVRLSPTTADMVISSDEDEGDISKELVDKCISDDEKSEEEFRKYPEFDENATFGEVQLQLNMLFLNLTMFKKAVADYNIAVGRVFKFVKNDNERVRAKCRSDGCKWEIFCSWSNEVKTFKVKKFVEPHTCARGFKNKQANKKWLATQLADELRSYPTISAHDAFEWFKRYRGIHIDEHMLYGAMRLARTIVEGSEKLQYQKLWDYCEELMRHNPNSTFGLQVNRPTLELPPTFDILYICFNTNVQGFKAGCKPLIGLDGCFLKGYYEGQLLSTVAQDGNQHFYVIVIAVVEQESRDTWSWFLTNLLADIGQYSDNGWNFISDQQKGLKLALEELCPGTPHRNCVLHI, encoded by the exons ATGGCTTCCAG GAATGATGATGACGTATGTGAGGAAGAAAATATTGAAGGATATAATGTAGATGGGCAAGAGGATCATTTTCAGTATGAAGGTACTGAGCATGTTCATTCAGAGGTTTATTGGAATTcagaatatatattcaatgaGGATGCTGAGGGTCATttggatgaagaagaagagcataTCGGTGATAGAGCAGATCCCGAAAATGGAAAGCATATAGTTGTGAGATTATCACCAACAACAGCGGATATGGTCATCTCTAGTGATGAAGATGAAGGCGATATTTCAAAAGAGCTAGTGGACAAGTGTATCTCTGATGATGAGAAGAGTGAAGAGGAGTTCAGAAAGTACCCCGAATTTGATGAGAATGCCACATTTGGGGAGGTTCAATTACAATTAAACATGTTATTCCTGAACTTAACTATGTTCAAGAAAGCTGTGGCAGATTATAATATAGCAGTAGGAAGGGTATTCAAGTTTGTGAAGAATGACAACGAAAGGGTTAGGGCAAAGTGTAGATCGGACGGGTGCAAATGGGAGATCTTCTGTTCTTGGAGTAATGAGGTGAAAACTTTCAAAGTAAAGAAGTTCGTGGAGCCACATACTTGTGCTAGGGGGTTCAAAAACAAGCAAGCTAATAAGAAGTGGTTGGCTACTCAGCTTGCTGATGAATTAAGATCATACCCGACAATATCAGCACATGATGCTTTTGAGTGGTTCAAAAGGTATAGAGGTATTCATATAGATGAACACATGTTATACGGAGCAATGAGGTTGGCCAGAACAATTGTAGAGGGATCTGAAAAATTGCAATATCAAAAATTGTGGGACTACTGTGAGGAACTTATGAGGCATAATCCTAATTCTACATTTGGTTTGCAAGTAAATAGACCTACTCTAGAGTTGCCACCAacatttgatatattataCATTTGCTTTAATACAAATGTTCAGGGGTTTAAAGCAGGATGCAAACCCCTCATTGGGCTAGATGGGTGTTTTCTAAAGGGGTACTACGAAGGACAGTTACTGTCTACGGTTGCTCAAGATGGCAATCAACATTTCTATGTGATTGTAATAGCTGTTGTTGAGCAAGAAAGTAGGGATACATGGAGTTGGTTTTTGACAAATTTGCTTGCGGATATTGGACAGTATAGTGACAATGGTTGGAACTTTATATCAGATCAACAGAAG GGTTTGAAATTGGCTTTGGAAGAATTATGTCCTGGTACTCCACACAGGAATTGTGTATTGCACATATAG